The stretch of DNA GCCCAACGATCAGATCCGCGTGGACATGGACTCCCGTCTCCTCGCGCAGAAAACGAAAGTTCTTCGCCAATTTGTCGTTGTCCTGCCGCCGGCTGATCAACTCGCCCACATCGTCATTGAATGTTTGAACTCCGATCTCGAACTGCAAAGCCCCGGGTGGAAACTGTTGAATCAATTCCCGCAAGGAGTCCGGCAACCGGTCCGGAATCATTTCGAAATGCAGAAACAGCGCCGGATCATATCGATCGAGGAAAAACTGTAAAATTGCCTGGCTGAATCGCAAATTCAAATTGAATGTGCGATCCACAAATTTAAACTGCCGGACGCCGCGATCCAGCAATTGCTGCATTGCGGCGAGAAAATCTTCCACCGCGAACGTCCGCACCGGGATTTCGAGGGCGGACAGACAAAATTCACAGGTGAATGGGCAACCGCGCGATGCCTCAACATAGATCACACGCTGAGTGATATCTTCGTCGGTATACAGATCGTAGGGCAGCTTGATTTGGTCCAGCGGCGGCACCGCTGCTGCAATGAACTTCTCCGGCTGGCTTGTGCCGCTCAGCAGTTCAGTACACAACCTGGGGAAAGCTAAGTCCGCTTCGCCGCTGATGACATGATCCGCCAATTCGACGATCGCCTGCCCCTGGGCTTCATAGCTGACTTCCGGCCCGCCTAGCACGACGATTGTCTCGGGTCGCACGCGTTTGAGTTCAGCCACCAGTCGGGTCAACGGCTCGACATTCCAGATATAAACGCCCAGCCCCACAATCCGCGGGTTGTCGGCCAGAATCCGGGAGAGCATCTCAATGCTGTCATCATTGATGCCGAACTCCAGGATTTCTGTTTTGTCTTGGAGCGGCCCCATGTTGGCCAACAGATAACGCAGTCCAAAGGCGGCATGCCAATAGCGTGCATTGAGTGTCGCCAGGATAATTTCAGGCATCGATACAATTTCGAGGGAATAAGTCGAGGTCAGACCCGAGGAGTCTTGGTGCGCAGTCAGCCACGCGGACAATGCGCCCGCGTACTTCGGCTCTGCACTGAGTAGAGTAACAGCCGACACGCATGTTTTCCATCATACGTTCTGCGCGGTCCTCGACTACTGGCTCGGCTTGGTGAAGAGCCCCTCCCCGATTCACGCCCTCTGCGGGGGCAACTCAAAGCTCAATTAGAGACAGAAATGGCCTGACATTGTGGGTATCTATTTGTCGGCTTCTGTTGTATCGAGCCAACCATTCCCGTCAGTATCCAATTTCTTAAAGACATCCAGCGGACCGAGAAATTCCCGCTTGGTAAGCCTTCGATCGCGATTGCGGTCCATTTTGTGAAACCAACGATCGCCTGTGACGACCCGACCCCTGGATACCCCTCCCCAGGTAGCTTGCGTCGGGGAGACTCTGTTTCGCATTTGCTGAAGATTAGCATCCCCGCGTGCCAGAATCATCTCCAACCCGCCGGACAGTTCATCCCGGTCTATGTTGCCATCTCCGTTGCGATCCAACGCTAGAATTTTCGATTTGAGTTCTGCTAATTCTTTAGCGTCCAATTGGTTGTCAGCGGTCGTATCGACAACACTAAACAGCGACGCACTCTTGCTGGCTAGATTGAGGTTCAATACGTGCTTCTGAAGTTCCAACTGCTGTGTTACGAACGAGGTATATTCCTCTTGGACGATCATGCCGTCCCCATCAGTATCGACGAGTTGGAATTGATTCCTGTCGAACCGTCGGATCGCTGAGCCAAACTCATTTTCATCGAGGTATTCGTTCTTGTCATTGTCAGACCGAACGAAGGTTCGATACTGCTTAGCGCGGACTTCCGGCCGTTTCGGAGAAGCAACCAGCTTAAATTCGACGTTGTTCAGCCGCACGAATACGTCGCCGTTCTCATGTGTGACAAATTGCAGCGGCGCCGTTGGTGGCGATTCCGCATTGACCACGGTTTTAATTACAGGCGTAGTGGATTCGTCGCCGAACTGTATTTGAATTTCGATGATCGGCTGCGGATTGGCCAGAAAATCGCGGAGTTCCTGTTGATCGAGGAGCTTATCCTGGTTGTGATCAAAGGGAGACACGATTTCAGCAGCCAGTCCCAATTCCTTGGCACTGAGTCGCCCATCCTTGACGAAGCGGCGCGCGGTCGGCCCGCGACTGAGTTTGTCATATAGTTGTATCAGCCGACGGATGAGTGCGTCGTCGACATGGTTGCGATGGATCGGTTTCAATAACGACAGGGAGGCGGCCGCCTGTCCCTCGGGGGTATCGGCACTCTGCTGCGCGACACCGAATACAGTTGGCAGGGGAATCTCTCCGGCCGTAATTTGTTCGTCCAGGTTGAAATCCATCAATCGCAACCGGCGGGCGGCTTGTGTCAATTCGTCGTCGCTGAGTCGATTGTCATGATCGCGATCCAAGCGATCAAACAAATTGACTGATTGGCCGGGCGATAAGGATTGGACTTCACTGTTTATCTGAAACGGCGAGCCGGTAGCAGCCAGGAGGTAAGCATTGAACTCTTCGCGTGTGACTTGCCCGTCAGCATCCGAATCCGCCGAACCAGAATTGCCCGCTCCTGCGGTGTTTTGACCACCAACAGGCACCAGATGACCGACGGGGGGAATCTTCTCCAGTTCTTCCTCTTTTAGGACGCCGTCACCGGATGCGTCGAGTTCGTCGAAGAGTTTGGCCGAATAGGCTTCACGCTGTGTGAAGAAGCCCTGGCCTTCGCTGCGGACACGGAATCGCACAAAGATCGGAGCGCGGGGCGCCAAATAAATGAGATCTAACGTTTCATGGTCAGGCCCACTGGCCGCCGTCTCTTCAGCAAAAACGTGAGTCGCGGGAAAAATCATGACCGCTGCAAAACAGAGCAGCGCGCTGAACAGTCTACCGATAGTCTTGTAGAATTGATCCACTTGTAAGCAATGTGGTCCCGTCATGCGATCACCTCCTGAATTGGCTTGGCTTCCGGATCGACGACTGAGATGGGGCGACCCACGTTAGAGATATTTTCGGCCTGCGAGTCGATTCCCAAGCAACCGCAAATAGTCCCCAGAAAATCTTGTGCGTTCACCGGTCGGTCGACAACCTTCATTCCATCGGGACTGGTTTGTCCCACAATACGCCCCCCTTTGACACCACCGCCGGCGAGGACCGACGACCAGGCTGCGGGAAAATGGTCCCGGCCCGCGTTGCTATTAATTCGAGGAGTCCGGCCGAATTCTCCCATCCAGATGATGGTCGTCGAATCGAGCAGTCCCCGCTCATCGAGATCCTCCATCAAGGTCGCCCAGGCGGGGTCGAGGACCTGGCACAACGAAGCGACGCGGTCCAGGTTTTCTTGATGCGTGTCCCAGCCGAAACTACCGCCGTTTCCGGCAGCATTGTTGAGCGACACCTCAATAAAGGGAACGCCCCGTTCGACCAGCCGTCGGGCCAACAGGCATCCCATGCCGAATTCTGTCAGCCCATATTTTTGTTTCAACGCATCCGGTTC from Symmachiella dynata encodes:
- a CDS encoding EF-hand domain-containing protein, with protein sequence MTGPHCLQVDQFYKTIGRLFSALLCFAAVMIFPATHVFAEETAASGPDHETLDLIYLAPRAPIFVRFRVRSEGQGFFTQREAYSAKLFDELDASGDGVLKEEELEKIPPVGHLVPVGGQNTAGAGNSGSADSDADGQVTREEFNAYLLAATGSPFQINSEVQSLSPGQSVNLFDRLDRDHDNRLSDDELTQAARRLRLMDFNLDEQITAGEIPLPTVFGVAQQSADTPEGQAAASLSLLKPIHRNHVDDALIRRLIQLYDKLSRGPTARRFVKDGRLSAKELGLAAEIVSPFDHNQDKLLDQQELRDFLANPQPIIEIQIQFGDESTTPVIKTVVNAESPPTAPLQFVTHENGDVFVRLNNVEFKLVASPKRPEVRAKQYRTFVRSDNDKNEYLDENEFGSAIRRFDRNQFQLVDTDGDGMIVQEEYTSFVTQQLELQKHVLNLNLASKSASLFSVVDTTADNQLDAKELAELKSKILALDRNGDGNIDRDELSGGLEMILARGDANLQQMRNRVSPTQATWGGVSRGRVVTGDRWFHKMDRNRDRRLTKREFLGPLDVFKKLDTDGNGWLDTTEADK
- a CDS encoding B12-binding domain-containing radical SAM protein, with amino-acid sequence MPEIILATLNARYWHAAFGLRYLLANMGPLQDKTEILEFGINDDSIEMLSRILADNPRIVGLGVYIWNVEPLTRLVAELKRVRPETIVVLGGPEVSYEAQGQAIVELADHVISGEADLAFPRLCTELLSGTSQPEKFIAAAVPPLDQIKLPYDLYTDEDITQRVIYVEASRGCPFTCEFCLSALEIPVRTFAVEDFLAAMQQLLDRGVRQFKFVDRTFNLNLRFSQAILQFFLDRYDPALFLHFEMIPDRLPDSLRELIQQFPPGALQFEIGVQTFNDDVGELISRRQDNDKLAKNFRFLREETGVHVHADLIVGLPGESVESFAAGFDRLVALDPQEIQVGLLKRLRGTPIVRHDEPYDMVYSPHAPYEILSTGLIDFEEIHQLRRFSRYWDLVSNSGNFVQTRKLLWSDGQSPYQVFRQLSEWLFATENRAHGISLQRLAELLFQFLTEELGRPEDVVAQNIWADYTRGGRSDRPAFLRRFDLPSVGKKRGRSSALPSRQSRHVEV